One Citrobacter amalonaticus genomic window carries:
- the marA gene encoding MDR efflux pump AcrAB transcriptional activator MarA, protein MSRRNTDAITIHSILDWIEDNLESPLSLEKVSERSGYSKWHLQRMFKKETGHSLGQYIRSRKMTEIAQKLKESNEPILYLAERYGFESQQTLTRTFKNYFDVPPHKYRITNMHGESRYLLPLNHCN, encoded by the coding sequence ATGTCCAGACGCAATACTGACGCTATCACCATTCATAGCATTTTGGACTGGATCGAGGATAACCTGGAATCACCGCTCTCACTGGAAAAAGTGTCTGAGCGTTCAGGTTACTCTAAATGGCACCTGCAACGGATGTTCAAAAAAGAGACCGGCCATTCATTAGGCCAGTACATCCGCAGCCGTAAAATGACCGAAATAGCGCAAAAATTAAAAGAGAGTAACGAGCCGATTTTATATCTGGCGGAACGTTACGGTTTCGAGTCGCAACAGACGCTGACCCGGACATTCAAAAACTATTTCGACGTTCCGCCACACAAATACCGTATTACCAATATGCACGGTGAATCACGGTATTTGCTTCCGCTGAACCATTGTAACTAA
- the marB gene encoding multiple antibiotic resistance protein MarB translates to MKLLSSAMLVLLLVVSGQSVAEQSAQPTTTNSRDTMIVPTSLEQSPFDFNHMGAGSDKSDELGVPYYNRHSL, encoded by the coding sequence ATGAAACTGTTGTCTTCTGCAATGCTGGTCCTGCTGCTTGTTGTTTCAGGTCAGAGCGTTGCGGAGCAATCCGCGCAGCCCACCACGACAAACAGTCGTGACACGATGATTGTCCCCACCTCTCTGGAGCAGTCACCGTTTGATTTTAACCACATGGGCGCGGGAAGCGATAAGTCCGACGAACTGGGCGTGCCCTATTACAACCGGCACAGCCTGTGA
- a CDS encoding methyl-accepting chemotaxis protein yields the protein MNLTQTFRRVMRRFLPQQFGLLTGIFCIIALFSVLQMTSSLMLSFSVSQARENEQRNQLALRQQTKVEEARIALLTASDLLNRAGVYFMQDAATGSEGSWQPLIDEARQALTQSTTAWQAWRDMNPQADDGLVESYQRFSGGIQEQVTGLSKTQSIDAFFAVPIQAFQADFNDNYARVQKVTAQARESGRQQLLDRLLDLQHLFLLLPVMLLAIAIAVWWGMSRWVISPLRRLIAHIDILAAGDLSQPIPAVPGSNREVSQLHVRIGAMQQGLRELVQQVSEATTAMADNIERLAQNNTRLYQQSAKQNEELNNVTSHISVLETHVEDNSGFAQLANQRAEEARAIAAGGDRMMDTVNRSMQAIVTRSAEMRGIIALIDNVAFQTNILALNAAIEAAHAGEQGRGFAVVAREVGLLARKSSQSTQDIQALIYHSLQGIEEGSSAVTHLEENLQQVIALVENLGASLNDISAATLHQGTRIHQMTRQLQALNLVARDTRELVDTASASSQQLHHESHQLIHAVARFRLPA from the coding sequence ATGAACTTAACTCAAACTTTTCGTCGCGTTATGCGCCGTTTTCTGCCTCAGCAGTTTGGCCTGTTAACCGGGATTTTTTGCATTATCGCGCTGTTTTCCGTGCTGCAAATGACGTCATCACTGATGCTGTCGTTTTCTGTCAGTCAGGCCAGGGAAAACGAGCAGCGTAACCAACTGGCGTTGCGTCAGCAGACAAAAGTCGAAGAGGCGCGGATCGCGCTTCTGACCGCCAGCGATCTGCTCAATCGGGCGGGGGTCTACTTTATGCAGGATGCCGCCACGGGTTCTGAAGGTAGCTGGCAGCCGTTGATCGACGAAGCCCGGCAGGCGTTAACCCAGTCAACAACCGCGTGGCAGGCGTGGCGCGACATGAACCCGCAGGCGGACGACGGGCTGGTTGAGAGTTATCAGCGCTTTAGCGGCGGTATCCAGGAGCAGGTGACAGGGTTAAGTAAGACGCAGTCGATCGATGCGTTCTTTGCAGTACCCATTCAGGCGTTTCAGGCCGACTTCAACGATAACTATGCCAGAGTGCAAAAGGTCACTGCGCAGGCGCGGGAAAGCGGACGACAACAACTGCTGGATCGTCTACTCGATCTCCAGCATCTGTTCTTATTACTTCCGGTAATGCTGTTGGCCATTGCGATCGCGGTCTGGTGGGGAATGTCGCGCTGGGTGATTTCTCCGCTGCGCCGGTTGATCGCACATATCGATATTCTGGCGGCAGGCGATCTCTCACAGCCGATTCCTGCCGTACCTGGGTCTAACCGGGAAGTGTCGCAGCTCCACGTGCGTATTGGCGCGATGCAGCAGGGACTACGTGAGCTCGTCCAGCAGGTCAGTGAGGCAACAACGGCGATGGCTGACAATATCGAAAGGCTGGCGCAAAACAATACCCGCTTGTATCAGCAGTCGGCGAAACAGAACGAAGAACTGAATAACGTCACCTCGCATATTTCTGTACTGGAAACGCACGTTGAAGATAACAGCGGGTTTGCCCAACTGGCGAATCAGCGTGCGGAGGAAGCGCGCGCCATTGCGGCTGGCGGTGACCGAATGATGGATACCGTGAATCGTTCAATGCAGGCGATTGTGACGCGCTCGGCGGAGATGCGCGGGATTATTGCGCTGATTGATAACGTCGCCTTCCAGACTAACATTCTGGCGCTGAACGCGGCCATTGAAGCCGCCCATGCCGGTGAGCAGGGACGCGGTTTTGCAGTGGTGGCAAGAGAAGTGGGGCTGCTGGCGCGCAAGAGCAGTCAGTCCACGCAGGATATTCAGGCGCTGATCTATCACTCTCTGCAGGGGATTGAAGAAGGATCGAGCGCGGTGACGCATCTGGAAGAGAACTTACAGCAGGTGATCGCGCTGGTGGAAAATCTGGGTGCCTCGCTGAATGATATCTCCGCCGCGACGCTGCATCAGGGAACCCGGATCCATCAGATGACGCGTCAGCTACAGGCGCTGAACCTGGTCGCTCGTGACACCCGCGAACTGGTGGATACGGCATCCGCCTCCTCGCAGCAGTTGCATCATGAATCGCACCAGTTGATTCACGCCGTGGCGAGATTCCGACTTCCGGCCTGA
- a CDS encoding MarC family NAAT transporter codes for MMDLFKAIGLGLVVILPLANPLTTVALFLGLAGNMNSAERNHQSLMASVYVFAIMMVAYYAGQLVMNTFGISIPGLRIAGGLIVAFIGFRMLFPQQKAHESPEARSKSEELEDEPTANIAFVPLAMPSTAGPGTIAMIISSASTVRHGTDFPDWVITVAPPLIFALVAVILWGCLRSSGAIMRLVGKGGIEAISRLMGFLLVCMGVQFIINGVLEIIKTY; via the coding sequence ATGATGGATTTGTTTAAAGCAATAGGGCTGGGGCTGGTGGTGATTCTGCCACTGGCGAATCCGCTGACGACCGTCGCGCTGTTTCTCGGCCTTGCCGGGAATATGAACAGCGCAGAACGCAATCATCAGTCGCTAATGGCTTCGGTTTACGTGTTTGCCATCATGATGGTGGCCTACTATGCAGGCCAACTGGTGATGAATACTTTCGGTATCTCCATTCCGGGTCTGCGTATCGCCGGGGGCTTAATTGTGGCGTTTATCGGTTTCCGCATGCTGTTTCCGCAGCAAAAAGCGCATGAATCGCCGGAGGCGCGGAGCAAGTCGGAAGAGCTGGAAGACGAGCCGACCGCCAATATCGCGTTTGTGCCGCTGGCAATGCCAAGCACGGCGGGGCCAGGAACCATTGCGATGATTATCAGCTCCGCCTCAACGGTGCGCCACGGCACTGATTTTCCGGACTGGGTGATTACCGTCGCGCCGCCGCTCATCTTTGCGCTGGTCGCAGTGATCCTGTGGGGATGTTTACGCAGTTCCGGGGCGATTATGCGTCTGGTGGGCAAGGGCGGCATTGAAGCCATTTCCCGCTTGATGGGTTTTCTGCTGGTTTGTATGGGCGTGCAGTTTATTATTAACGGCGTGCTGGAAATTATTAAAACCTACTGA
- the glsB gene encoding glutaminase B, which produces MAITLDNSILETILAEVRPLIGQGKVADYIPALASVEGSRLGIAICTVEGQLWQAGDAAERFSIQSISKVLSLVVAMRHYSEDEIWQRVGKDPSGSPFNSLVQLEMESGIPRNPFINAGALVVCDMLQGRLSAPRQRMLEVVRALSGVPDIAYDAVVARSEFEHSARNAAIAWLMKSFGNFHHDVTTVLQNYFHYCALKMSCVELAKTFVFLANQGKAFHLDEPVVTPMQARQINALMATSGMYQNAGEFAWRVGLPAKSGVGGGIVAIVPHEMAIAVWSPELDPTGNSLAGIAVLEQLTQRLGRSVY; this is translated from the coding sequence GTGGCAATCACCCTGGACAATTCAATTTTAGAGACCATTCTGGCGGAGGTTCGCCCGCTGATTGGTCAGGGCAAAGTGGCGGACTATATTCCTGCGCTGGCCTCGGTTGAGGGTTCCCGACTGGGTATTGCGATTTGCACCGTGGAAGGTCAGCTCTGGCAGGCCGGGGATGCGGCGGAACGCTTTTCCATTCAGTCGATTTCAAAGGTGCTCAGTCTGGTGGTGGCGATGCGTCACTATTCAGAGGATGAGATCTGGCAGCGTGTGGGGAAAGATCCGTCCGGTTCACCGTTTAATTCGCTGGTGCAGTTAGAAATGGAGTCCGGCATTCCGCGTAATCCGTTTATTAATGCCGGGGCGCTGGTCGTCTGCGATATGTTACAGGGGCGACTCAGCGCACCGCGTCAGCGTATGCTGGAAGTGGTTCGCGCGCTGAGCGGCGTGCCTGATATCGCGTATGATGCGGTGGTGGCCCGCTCAGAGTTCGAACATTCCGCCCGCAATGCCGCCATTGCCTGGCTGATGAAATCCTTCGGCAATTTTCATCATGACGTGACGACGGTCCTGCAAAACTATTTTCATTACTGTGCGCTGAAAATGAGCTGTGTGGAACTGGCGAAGACGTTTGTCTTTCTGGCGAACCAGGGGAAAGCGTTTCATCTTGATGAGCCCGTGGTGACGCCGATGCAGGCGCGACAGATAAATGCGCTGATGGCGACCAGCGGAATGTATCAGAATGCCGGGGAATTTGCCTGGCGCGTTGGCTTGCCAGCGAAATCGGGCGTTGGTGGGGGGATTGTGGCGATAGTGCCGCATGAGATGGCGATTGCCGTGTGGAGTCCTGAACTGGATCCGACCGGGAATTCGCTCGCGGGTATCGCGGTGCTTGAACAGCTAACACAACGCTTAGGACGCTCAGTTTACTGA
- the eamA gene encoding O-acetylserine/cysteine exporter, with protein MTRKDGLLALLVVVVWGLNFVVIKVGLHAMPPLMLAGLRFLLVAFPAIFFVARPRIPLPLLLGYGLTISFGQFAFLFCAIKFGMPAGLASLVLQAQAFFTIVLGAFAFGERLQGKQIAGIALAIFGVLVLIEGSLNGQHVGLLGFMLTLAAAFSWACGNIFNKKIMGHASRPPVMSLVVWSALIPILPFFAASLFLDGATQIVQSLIAIDLTTILSLVYLAFVATIVGYGIWGTLLGRYETWRVAPLSLLVPVVGLASAALLLDETLSALQLFGAVLIMAGLYINVFGFRLRRAAQVRGS; from the coding sequence ATGACGCGCAAAGACGGGCTGTTGGCATTACTGGTGGTGGTGGTTTGGGGGCTGAATTTTGTCGTCATTAAGGTGGGGCTGCATGCAATGCCACCGCTGATGCTGGCGGGGTTACGCTTTTTACTGGTGGCGTTTCCGGCGATATTTTTTGTTGCGCGTCCGCGTATTCCGCTGCCGCTGCTGCTCGGTTACGGTCTGACAATCAGCTTCGGTCAGTTTGCCTTTCTGTTTTGCGCGATCAAATTTGGCATGCCAGCTGGGCTGGCGTCGCTGGTATTGCAGGCTCAGGCCTTTTTCACCATTGTGCTGGGCGCATTTGCCTTTGGCGAACGTTTGCAGGGCAAACAAATTGCCGGAATTGCGCTCGCCATCTTTGGTGTGCTGGTGCTGATTGAAGGCAGTCTCAACGGACAGCATGTCGGGTTGCTTGGCTTTATGCTGACGCTGGCGGCGGCATTTAGCTGGGCGTGCGGCAATATCTTCAACAAGAAAATAATGGGGCATGCTTCGCGCCCGCCGGTGATGTCGCTGGTGGTCTGGAGCGCGCTGATCCCGATACTGCCGTTCTTTGCGGCGTCGCTGTTCCTCGACGGGGCGACGCAAATCGTGCAAAGCCTGATTGCTATCGATCTGACCACGATCTTATCGCTGGTCTATCTGGCCTTTGTCGCCACGATTGTCGGTTACGGGATCTGGGGTACGCTGCTCGGTCGTTATGAAACCTGGCGCGTCGCGCCGCTTTCTCTGCTGGTGCCGGTGGTGGGTCTGGCCAGCGCGGCATTGCTGCTCGATGAAACGTTGAGCGCGTTACAGTTGTTTGGCGCCGTGCTGATTATGGCGGGTCTGTACATCAACGTGTTTGGTTTTCGCTTACGCAGAGCGGCGCAGGTGAGGGGATCGTAG
- the ptrR gene encoding putrescine utilization regulator PtrR, translating to MDLTQLEMFNAVAETGSITQAAVKVHRVPSNLTTRIRQLEADLGVDLFIRENQRLRLSPAGHNFLRYSQQILALVDEARMVVAGDEPQGLFSLGALESTAAVRIPATLARYNQRYPKIQFSLATGPSGNMLDGVLEGHLNAAFVDGPITHPGLEGMPVYQEEMMVVTPHGHAPVTRASEVNGSNIYAFRANCSYRRHFENWFHADRAMPGTIHEMESYHGMLACVIAGAGIALIPRSMLESMPGHQQVDAWPLSGNWRWLTTWLVWRRGAKMRQLEAFIKLLTEQS from the coding sequence ATGGATCTGACCCAACTGGAGATGTTTAACGCGGTCGCCGAAACGGGCAGCATCACCCAGGCGGCGGTGAAGGTGCATCGTGTCCCCTCCAATCTCACCACCCGCATTCGCCAACTGGAGGCGGATCTCGGCGTCGATCTGTTTATTCGCGAGAACCAGCGCCTGCGCCTTTCCCCCGCCGGGCACAACTTTCTGCGCTACAGTCAGCAGATACTCGCGCTGGTTGACGAGGCGCGGATGGTCGTCGCCGGTGATGAACCCCAGGGGCTATTCTCGCTGGGCGCGCTGGAGAGCACGGCCGCCGTGCGCATACCGGCCACGCTTGCCCGCTACAATCAGCGTTACCCCAAAATCCAGTTCTCTCTGGCGACCGGCCCCTCTGGCAACATGCTGGACGGCGTGCTTGAAGGTCATCTCAATGCGGCCTTTGTAGACGGACCGATTACCCACCCCGGCCTTGAAGGGATGCCGGTATATCAGGAAGAGATGATGGTGGTCACGCCGCACGGTCACGCGCCGGTGACCCGCGCCAGCGAGGTCAACGGCAGTAATATTTACGCCTTTCGCGCCAACTGTTCCTATCGCCGCCATTTCGAAAACTGGTTTCATGCCGATCGGGCAATGCCGGGCACGATCCACGAAATGGAGTCCTATCATGGCATGCTGGCCTGCGTGATTGCCGGTGCCGGTATCGCGCTGATCCCCCGTTCGATGCTGGAAAGTATGCCCGGACATCAGCAGGTCGACGCCTGGCCGCTGTCCGGGAACTGGCGCTGGCTGACCACCTGGCTGGTCTGGCGGCGCGGGGCGAAAATGCGCCAACTGGAGGCGTTCATTAAGCTGTTAACGGAACAGAGCTAA
- the marR gene encoding multiple antibiotic resistance transcriptional regulator MarR: MKSTSDLFNEIIPLGRLIYMVNQKKDRLLNDYLSPLDITAAQFKVLCSIRCAGCITPVELKKVLSVDLGALTRMLDRLVCKGWIDRLPNPNDKRGVLVKLTEHGAAICEQCHQLVGQDLHQELTKNLTADEVATLELLLKKVLP; the protein is encoded by the coding sequence GTGAAAAGCACCAGTGACTTATTCAATGAAATCATCCCACTGGGGCGCTTGATCTACATGGTCAATCAGAAGAAAGATCGTCTGTTGAACGACTATCTCTCACCGCTGGATATCACGGCAGCACAGTTTAAGGTGCTCTGCTCTATCCGTTGTGCGGGCTGCATTACCCCGGTTGAACTGAAAAAAGTGCTGTCTGTCGATCTCGGCGCTTTAACGCGCATGCTCGATCGTCTGGTTTGCAAAGGCTGGATTGACAGACTGCCTAACCCGAATGACAAACGCGGTGTGCTGGTGAAACTCACCGAACACGGCGCGGCAATTTGTGAGCAATGTCATCAATTAGTAGGACAAGACCTGCACCAGGAATTAACAAAAAACTTAACGGCGGACGAAGTGGCAACGCTTGAGCTTTTGCTTAAGAAAGTACTGCCGTAA
- a CDS encoding GGDEF domain-containing protein — MHVLHIPPFRLFQEGHPLRNASVIFALTTLFYFIGAELRLVHELSLFWPLNGVIAGVFARYVWLNKLHYYAVSYVAMLGYDAITTEWGWASLVINFSNMVFIVIVAQLVIRDKRLGKNKYEPISALRLFNYCLIAALFCAIIGAMGSVGIDRLSFWPLVADWFSEQFSTGVLIVPCMLTLGIPGAVKRFKPEQLMPVVALMISVLASVIIGGAGSLAFPLPALIWCAVRYTPQVTCLLTFITGAVEIVLVANSIINIAVESPLSTPQMFSARLGIATMAICPIMVSVSVAAINSLMKQVSLRADFDFLTHVYSRSGLYEALKRQEYPRSQHITVMLLDIDYFKSINDNFGHECGDRVLSVFAQRIQQIIGDRGLVARMGGEEFAVVVPSIHPEEGMLLAENIRNAVARDPFTWNQQNIYLTVSIGLGNGSMGSHLLTDVFNKLMVEADECLYRSKNEGRNRTSDRRTDKTVFAGSDLA, encoded by the coding sequence ATGCACGTACTCCACATTCCTCCTTTCCGGCTGTTTCAGGAAGGTCATCCACTGCGTAACGCCAGCGTTATTTTTGCCTTAACCACACTGTTCTACTTTATTGGCGCCGAGCTGCGTCTGGTGCATGAGCTCTCGCTGTTCTGGCCGCTCAACGGCGTGATAGCCGGGGTTTTCGCACGCTACGTCTGGCTTAACAAACTGCATTATTACGCTGTCAGCTATGTTGCCATGCTGGGCTATGATGCGATCACCACCGAGTGGGGATGGGCGTCGTTGGTCATTAATTTTTCCAACATGGTGTTTATCGTGATTGTCGCCCAACTGGTGATCCGTGATAAACGACTGGGGAAAAATAAATATGAGCCCATCAGTGCGTTGCGCTTATTTAATTACTGTCTGATTGCGGCACTGTTCTGCGCAATAATTGGCGCGATGGGGTCTGTGGGTATCGACCGACTGTCATTCTGGCCACTGGTGGCTGACTGGTTTAGCGAACAATTCTCGACCGGGGTGCTGATTGTGCCCTGTATGTTGACGTTGGGTATTCCCGGTGCGGTGAAACGTTTTAAACCCGAACAGCTAATGCCCGTGGTGGCGTTAATGATTTCGGTACTGGCATCGGTCATTATTGGGGGCGCCGGAAGCCTGGCCTTTCCGTTGCCGGCACTGATCTGGTGCGCAGTGCGCTACACCCCGCAGGTCACCTGTCTGCTGACCTTTATTACCGGCGCCGTTGAAATTGTGCTGGTGGCCAATTCGATTATCAATATCGCGGTGGAGTCACCGTTGTCTACGCCGCAGATGTTCTCTGCGCGACTGGGCATTGCCACAATGGCGATTTGCCCCATTATGGTTTCGGTCAGCGTTGCGGCGATTAATTCCCTGATGAAGCAAGTTTCCCTGCGTGCCGATTTCGATTTTCTTACCCATGTCTATTCTCGTTCCGGACTCTATGAAGCGCTGAAGCGTCAGGAGTATCCGCGCTCGCAGCATATTACCGTCATGCTGCTGGACATCGATTACTTCAAGAGCATTAATGACAACTTCGGTCATGAATGTGGCGATCGGGTGCTCAGCGTGTTTGCGCAGCGTATTCAACAAATTATCGGCGACCGGGGACTGGTGGCGCGTATGGGAGGGGAAGAGTTTGCCGTCGTGGTTCCCTCAATACATCCCGAGGAAGGGATGCTGCTGGCGGAAAATATTCGCAACGCTGTCGCTCGTGATCCCTTTACCTGGAACCAGCAGAATATCTATCTGACGGTGAGCATTGGCCTTGGGAATGGCAGTATGGGTTCCCATTTGCTGACGGACGTATTCAACAAATTGATGGTTGAAGCGGACGAGTGTTTATACCGTTCGAAGAATGAAGGTCGTAATCGGACCAGTGACCGCCGGACGGATAAGACAGTTTTCGCTGGAAGCGATCTGGCATAA
- a CDS encoding DUF4186 domain-containing protein, which translates to MNTFDPLFARLSRSPFRSRFRLGTKERQYCWDKGAEVIDRHAADFVAKRLAPATPVNDGKQTPMRGHPVFIAQHATATCCRGCLAKWHNIAQGQPLSDEQQQYVVAVIHHWLVLQMNTP; encoded by the coding sequence ATGAACACGTTTGATCCGCTTTTTGCCCGTCTGTCGCGCTCGCCGTTTCGCTCCCGTTTTCGACTGGGCACGAAAGAGAGACAGTATTGCTGGGATAAAGGGGCAGAGGTTATCGATCGGCATGCTGCGGATTTTGTGGCGAAGCGACTTGCGCCAGCCACACCGGTCAATGATGGCAAACAAACGCCGATGCGCGGTCATCCGGTATTTATCGCCCAACATGCCACGGCGACCTGCTGTCGCGGCTGTCTTGCCAAGTGGCATAATATCGCCCAGGGACAGCCGTTGAGCGATGAGCAACAGCAGTATGTGGTCGCTGTTATCCATCACTGGTTAGTGCTTCAAATGAATACACCGTAA
- the sad gene encoding succinate-semialdehyde dehydrogenase, with the protein MTISPATHAISINPCNGERLSALPWSTAQDIEQALQLAAVGFRDWKQTTVAYRAQKLRDIGQALRVRGEEMAQCITREMGKPIKQARAEVAKSAALCDWYAEHGPAMLDAEPTQVENQQAVIEYRPLGTILAVMPWNFPLWQVLRGAVPILLAGNGYLLKPAPNVTGCAKIISQVFTDAAIPAGVYGWLNADNQGVSTLINDARIAAVTVTGSVRAGAAIGAQAGAALKKCVLELGGSDPFIVLNDADLDLAVQAAVAGRYQNSGQVCAAAKRFILEEGIAECFTERFVAAAAALKQGDPLAEESELGPMARADLRDELHQQVQATIAEGAQLRLGGEKLSGAGNFYPATVLTNVTPEMTAFREELFGPVAAIAVAKSAEHALELANNSDFGLSATLFTADEARALEMTARLECGGVFINGFSASDARVAFGGVKKSGFGRELSHFGLHEFCNVQTVWKNRR; encoded by the coding sequence ATGACGATTTCACCGGCAACCCATGCCATTTCCATCAACCCGTGCAATGGCGAACGTCTTTCAGCGCTGCCGTGGTCTACGGCCCAGGACATTGAACAGGCGCTACAGCTTGCGGCTGTGGGATTTCGTGACTGGAAACAGACCACGGTGGCGTATCGGGCGCAGAAATTACGCGACATCGGCCAGGCATTACGCGTGCGTGGCGAAGAGATGGCGCAGTGCATTACCCGTGAGATGGGCAAACCAATTAAACAGGCGCGTGCAGAAGTGGCAAAATCAGCGGCGTTGTGTGACTGGTACGCAGAACATGGCCCGGCGATGCTGGACGCCGAACCCACACAGGTGGAAAACCAACAGGCGGTGATTGAGTACCGTCCGTTAGGTACCATTCTGGCGGTCATGCCGTGGAACTTTCCGTTGTGGCAGGTGCTGCGCGGGGCGGTTCCGATTTTACTGGCCGGGAATGGCTATCTGCTTAAGCCTGCGCCAAATGTTACCGGCTGCGCAAAAATCATCAGCCAGGTCTTTACTGATGCGGCGATACCCGCTGGCGTTTACGGCTGGCTGAATGCGGATAATCAGGGCGTCAGTACATTGATTAACGATGCGCGGATTGCGGCCGTGACGGTGACCGGTAGCGTACGTGCCGGGGCGGCCATTGGCGCTCAGGCCGGTGCAGCATTGAAAAAATGTGTGTTGGAGCTGGGCGGTTCCGATCCGTTTATCGTGCTTAACGACGCCGATCTGGATCTGGCGGTGCAGGCGGCGGTGGCCGGACGCTATCAGAATAGCGGGCAGGTTTGTGCGGCGGCAAAACGCTTTATTCTCGAAGAGGGGATCGCAGAGTGTTTTACCGAGCGCTTTGTCGCTGCTGCCGCCGCACTGAAGCAGGGCGATCCGCTGGCGGAAGAGAGCGAACTTGGGCCGATGGCGCGTGCCGATCTGCGTGACGAGTTGCATCAGCAGGTGCAGGCTACGATTGCCGAAGGCGCTCAGCTACGGCTTGGCGGCGAGAAGCTATCCGGAGCCGGTAACTTTTATCCGGCTACTGTGCTGACCAACGTGACCCCTGAGATGACGGCGTTTCGCGAAGAACTTTTCGGACCGGTTGCGGCGATCGCCGTGGCGAAGAGTGCTGAACATGCGCTGGAACTTGCAAACAACAGTGACTTCGGTCTGTCGGCGACCCTTTTTACCGCCGATGAAGCCCGGGCACTGGAGATGACCGCACGTCTGGAATGCGGCGGTGTCTTCATCAACGGCTTCAGCGCCAGCGATGCCCGGGTGGCGTTTGGTGGGGTTAAGAAGAGCGGTTTTGGTCGTGAACTCTCGCACTTTGGTCTGCATGAATTCTGTAATGTGCAGACCGTCTGGAAGAACCGACGCTAA
- a CDS encoding sugar transporter has product MTTQTVSRKVAWLRVVTLAIAAFIFNTTEFVPVGLLSDIAQSFNMQTAQVGIMLTIYAWVVALLSLPFMLLTSQVERRKLLICLFALFIASHVLSFLAWNFTVLVISRIGIAFAHAIFWSITASLAIRLAPAGKRAQALSLLATGTALAMVLGLPLGRIVGQYFGWRTTFFAIGMGALITLICLIKLLPKLPSEHSGSLKSLPLLFRRPALMCLYLLTVVVVTAHYTAYSYIEPFVQTVAGLSANFATLLLLVLGGAGIIGSVIFGKLGNRHASALISIAIALLLVCLVLLLPAADSESHLAVLSIFWGIAIMVIGLGMQVKVLALAPDATDVAMALFSGIFNIGIGAGALVGNQVSLHWSMSTIGYVGAVPALAALIWSVIIFRKWPVSLEEQPQHS; this is encoded by the coding sequence ATGACAACTCAAACGGTTTCCCGCAAAGTCGCGTGGTTACGGGTCGTTACGCTGGCTATTGCTGCGTTTATTTTCAATACCACCGAATTTGTCCCCGTGGGTCTGCTTTCCGACATCGCTCAGAGTTTTAATATGCAGACCGCACAGGTCGGGATCATGCTGACGATCTACGCCTGGGTTGTCGCGCTGTTGTCCTTGCCGTTCATGTTGCTGACCAGTCAGGTTGAGCGGCGTAAGCTGCTGATATGTTTGTTTGCGCTGTTTATTGCCAGTCATGTGCTCTCGTTCCTGGCGTGGAACTTCACCGTGCTGGTGATTAGCCGTATCGGGATTGCCTTTGCGCACGCGATCTTCTGGTCGATTACCGCCTCACTCGCTATCCGCCTTGCCCCGGCGGGCAAACGCGCTCAGGCATTAAGTTTACTTGCCACCGGAACGGCGCTGGCGATGGTGCTGGGCTTACCGCTCGGTCGTATTGTTGGTCAGTATTTTGGCTGGCGAACCACCTTCTTTGCCATCGGGATGGGCGCGTTAATTACCCTGATTTGCCTGATCAAGCTGCTGCCGAAATTACCAAGTGAACATTCCGGCTCACTGAAAAGTCTGCCGCTGCTGTTCCGCCGTCCGGCGCTGATGTGCCTCTATCTGTTGACGGTGGTGGTAGTGACGGCGCACTACACGGCGTATAGCTATATCGAGCCGTTTGTGCAGACCGTTGCCGGGCTGAGCGCGAATTTCGCCACCTTACTGTTACTGGTGCTGGGCGGTGCGGGCATTATCGGCAGCGTCATCTTTGGGAAGCTCGGCAATCGCCACGCCTCGGCGCTCATCAGCATCGCCATCGCGCTGCTGCTGGTCTGTCTGGTACTGCTGTTACCTGCCGCTGACAGTGAATCTCATCTGGCTGTTCTGAGCATTTTCTGGGGGATTGCTATCATGGTGATTGGCCTCGGGATGCAGGTGAAGGTGCTGGCGCTGGCCCCCGATGCCACGGATGTGGCGATGGCGCTGTTTTCCGGCATTTTCAATATTGGTATTGGCGCGGGCGCGCTGGTGGGAAATCAGGTGAGTCTGCACTGGTCAATGTCAACCATTGGCTATGTGGGTGCCGTTCCGGCGCTTGCCGCGCTGATCTGGTCGGTGATTATCTTCCGTAAATGGCCGGTCTCGTTAGAAGAACAGCCGCAGCATTCCTGA